Part of the Manis javanica isolate MJ-LG chromosome 9, MJ_LKY, whole genome shotgun sequence genome, ACCCATgagagccaaaacaatcttgaaaagaacAACATTAGAGGACTTGGTCCTGATTTCAAAgattactacaaaactacagtagtTAAGATAGGATGGTTATGAAATAAGGATACaaacatagatcaatggaatagggTAGGACTGAGATCCAGCAGTAAACCTTCACATGATCTTTGACCCAATCAATGAGCAAAGAATAgcacttttcaacaaatggtgctgggacaactagaTATCCATATATAAAAGCATGGAGGTAGACCCCTACCATGTGGATCCCTACATTTTGAGGGCTAGGAGTTGAGACTTCAATATATGAACTTGCGGGGACACAAATCCACTCATAACAAttgctttttatggctgagtaatgttctattatatggatataccaccttgtgtttattcatttgtccaCTGATGAGCATGTGGGTTGTTTCTGCCTTTAGTCTACTGTGAATAGGGTTCTGTCAACATTTAGGTACAGGCATTTGGTTGAGTACCtgtttcaattctcttgggtatgtaTATTGtaaggagtggaattgctggatcatatggtaattctgtgtttaacctTTTGATGTACTGTCAGGCTGTTTCTGTGGTGGTGACACCCTTTTGCATTTCCACTGGCCATGTACGAGGGTGCTCCACagcttcaccaacacttgtcatctGGCTTGCTACCTCTTAATTCTTTAGCTCCATTATGCCATTTCTCCCGCTGAGTTTCTTTACTCCAAAATCTCTTGTCCCTTAACTCCTTATATCGTCCCTAAAAGtaatctcctttttcattttcttccatagcTGGTATAAAACACATAATTCATTATATGTGACTTTGGGCTTTCCAAATTTCAGTTTCCATGGGGATAACAATATCCCTCAGAATTGTTTTAAGAACTGAATGAGCTAATACATTTGAAGTGTTAGCTCaacacatagtaagcattcaataaatggtagctattttgGTGATAAtcaaatttctattttcagcCCCTAGTTGAAGGTGGCCTTTTGGCCATTTTCAACCACAGCCATTCAGTTCATTCAtccagatatttattgagtgcctattatatGTTAGGCACCATGCTAGGCATTGATTACAGCAGCAAACCAAACAAACATCATCTTTGCTctcatggagaaaaagaaaatagacaagtAATTGTGTATTTACGAATTTACAGATAGCTGCTATGTTTCATAGGCAACTTAAATTTCACATATCCAAAATTGACATCATCTTGTCTCCAAACCAGATCTTCAGACACCAACATCCATTCCATCAAACAATTGAAAAAGCAAAAGTTATCTCAGCTTCTTGACCTCCACTGAGATGCCCTATCTCCTGATCTTCCCTACCCAAACCTGGTACTGCCAACATCAGGCACCAAAGCCCAAAAACAAAATCttggaaataagagaaataagattacaGCTGGAATATACAAAGTTACCttgtagaaattttttaaaaagtttctgaaACTGGAAGTTAGACTGAAAGTATTATTCAAAGAATGTGCTGATGGAAGACCACACAACCTTCATCATCAATCCCCTAGCAATTTTCCCATCTCCAGCCTTACCTCTCTGCAATCTATCCTTCACACAGCTGTCAGAATCATCTTTCTAGTAAGCATATCTAAAAACATTATTCTCCCCATTTAAAATCTTTTAGCGACTTTATTGTCCTAACTCTGAAGTCCTTAGCATTAAAATCTCTTGGACCTGCCTTCCCTGCATTCTCCAATCCAATCTTTTACTTTGTCCCTGTTGAACTCTAAAGTCTGGCCATGCCAGACCACCTGCTCTTTTCCAATGCTTGTTTCCCCTGTGTGGAAGCCCCCACTTGCCCTACAGCTTATGTCACTGCTGGCTGTTCATCATGCAAGACTGAGCTCAGTGTCATCATCTCCAAGGGACCATTCCTGAATATCTGAGTAGGTCTGCCTTCTATCCTTCATGTCACCACTGTGCCCTGCACATGCTTCTATTGTGCCATCTTAAAACTCAGTTGTACTTGTGTTTATGACTTCAAGGTCCCTGGCGGCAGgcacttatttttattcatatctgTCACTCCGGTGCTGGTCACTTAAGAAAACTCAATAAAAACTTATTGAATAAATGATCTGAAATGAATGTCCAGATTCTTAGTTTTACTTtcagcttcctttcctttcctaatCAGTTCCCCAAATGGCCCCTCACTGGcacgtttttgttttgttttgttttttgttttttaccctgttttattttttttttccaacttgatctttttttttggtatcattaatatacagtcacatgagcaacattgtggttactagattccccccattatcaagtccccaccacataccccattacagtcactgtccatcagcatagtaagatgctagtcactacttgtcttctctgtgctatactgccttccccgtgtacCCGAACtccgttatgtgtgctaatcgtaatgcctcacTGGCACATTTTTGTCATGCTCTGCATCTCAGCCTTTCTTTCTGAtatgctcttttccttttttttttttaaagaaactcttTGCTAATTTAATAGGAAACTGCAATAACTTCTCTTGGTTGATCGTCTCTCCTATTTCTTTCTTATCCAGAATTGAGAGGTCCATTCAATTTTTGGTTATGTCCGTTTTCCCTCAACTATTTATATCGCAATGGTAATCCTTTGAGCCCTAAGAGCACAATTTCATAACCCAAACACAATTTCCATACACACTCACATCTATGGGCAACACTTGCCCAGCAGAGGTTTGTATCCTATTCTATAGCTACCATTTTGGAGTTTTTGGAAGATTAAGAACATATTCTGACCTGAAATGGGAAGGGGCAAGGGTTGTGTGCTAATGGAAATCATCACCGTCCGTGTTGCAGGAATCTCAAGCTTGGATGTTCAGGGATCCTGGCTCAGAATCGCAATTTAAGAACTCTTATTTAGAATAATGTCTGACTAGCATGTAGACATACACTGCCAGTCCTTGGCCCAGGTCACCTGGGGACACCACTCCATAGATTTGCCATTCATATGGCAGCATCGGTTTCATCATCAGTAAAATTGGGACACTGATAAAGAGATAGAATTTGTCTCTGAGGGTTATTTTGAGGACTGAAAGTTAATACAGAACTTTGAACATGCATGGATATAGTAAGTGAAGTGTAGTACTTATTTTTATCAGGTCATTTAATGAAAATCTCCCTACAAAATACCGAATCAAAACTTATTATGCagtcctattttttttctcaatgttATGTAACACATTTTACAGATTTCCACTTCCCACGCTCCGCCTGCCAACGACAAACCGCAATAACAAAACCCGGTCGTCTCCTTCAGGCTCCCTCCGCTCTCTAAACCTGCCATTTTTCTGTCTCTCATACCAGTGCACCTTTAACTCGGGAAACTCGTCTATTTGTTTACTTCTAGTCTACGCGTCTAGCTGAATTTAACGGGATCCAGCGGCGccggggaggagggaaggggacagggaAAGACCGGCCGGTGGAGGCCGCACCCGGCCCTGCCGCGCCCCCCTCGGGCAGAAGTGACCGCACGTCACGGCCCACGTCCCCCGCAGACCGCGGGGCAAGGGACAGCGGCCGGAAGGGCGGCCGGCAGGGGGCGGGGACATAACGGGAAGGCGGGCGGCCAACAGGAAGCGGCGGTCCGTGCGGGGAGGGCGGAAGAGGAGAGATCTAGTTCCGTACgcggcggccgccgccgccgccatctGTCACCTCCCCTCCGGCCACCGTCGGCCTTGCTCCGCCGCCTGACTCCTCGCGGGAGCCGCTTCCCAGCTCTGCCGCCGCGCTGCTCCGTTCTCCCTGTCGCGGGCCTCTTCCCCCACATGGATCTGGTCGGAGTGGCATCGCCTGAGCCCGGGTCGGCCGCGCCCTGGGGACCCAGCAAGGTGAGGGGCGGTCGGGACTGACGCACCTGCCTGGGCCGCCCCTCTCGGAAGGTCGGGAGTGGGTGGCAAGCGCCGAGGCGGCAAGTTTCGGACGGGCCCCCGCGACCGCGCGCGGTGGGCCTGGCAGGAGGcgggtgggagaggcagggaggccgACCCGGGCTTCGCACGGCCACCCTGGGCCCTTTGGGGTCTCTTCCTTTCTGCGTCTCGGTTTCTGTACCTCCGTAACACGTATTTGCGCAGTACTAGCTCAGAGACGCTGACGTTTGACGGAAAACAAGCCCGATGTTGTTTTTTTAAGGGCCAAGTGAGTCAGCTCAATAATAAACAGAAAGCCCTACAGAAaggttgtttaagccactgtttcTTTCCCTTGACAAGTGTGGTTGCCTTACCTTGGCAATTTCTTGTTttgaaatagtaaaaaataaacccaggctcctcttccctcctccaggCTAATAATACTCCATCCAGTGTACGCTGCATCCTGGAAGTATGGTTGTGAATTCTGATTACCGGACTGGGCTTCAAAGTCTTAAGATTTTTCTCTAGTGGCCAACTGTTCAGTTTATTTCACATTTGACTTCTGGTTTCTATGCTGCTCCTTTTCATGATACTTAAGTTAAAAGGATGAGAAGACTTCCGACACTTAGGGTTTGCTTCCAAGCAAGGGAGTGCTTCAGTTGGGATTTGGGGTTCATCAAGTTAAGGTTATGAAATGCATCCTAAAAAGGTTCTTAATTGTTCTTTACATGCTAACACAGATCGTTTGTTCCATTTAAAGGGTCACTCGTCAATCTTACTGGCTCTTCAGGCTAGATCTaaacaaaaaaagggggaaataattAGCTATTAGGAAAAGGGAAATTATTTGTATGAAAGTTCTTATACAACTGTAGGGAGAATCTGAGGTAATACCTTAGCAAATGTTACTTCTAACGTATCTTGCGCATTTTTTCCTATGAAGGCCTTGTTGACGAGGCCAAGAAGAGTAAACATAAGAGGACAACCAGTAAACAGACACtaataaacatatacatacttTACATGTTAAATTCCTCCAGTTACGCATCTGTAAAGGCTAGTAAATATGTCAAATGAGACAAACTTTGCTCAGAATCCCTAACCTCAGAAAAAATTTCACTTACAAGTTAGTTCAGTAATAAAGCATTTGATATCAGTCATATTTTCATTTAAGTTTACATCGTCAGaactataaaatttcattttcatcattCATCAACAAAATCTTCCTGGGTTTATGAATGTTCTCTTGGGAAGACAGCATTTTCACAGGCAAAACAATTGGAAAGATGCCCCAAGAATCAGTCCTTTCCTTCTCTAACCCCTTGGAAGACTGAGTTATTATAGAGCCTACATTGAGGAGGTGGAGATTTGAAGGAGGTTTTAAAAATCGAAAGAATGCTAAAAGCTGGCAACTCTCAAAACTTTTAAGTCAGGGCTTTTTGGCACTTTTAAGAATCAAAGAACTTttgtttatattggttatatcttcATATTTGtatcagaaattaaaacagatactgaaaaatgtttattaaatgattaACATGTAACAAATAGCATTTCTATATAAAACTTCAACACAAAAAAATTAGTGAAGAGTAGTattgttttgcatttttgcaAATGTCTTTAATGTCTGAATTCATAGGAGACAGCTGTATTCTTatatctgcttttttcttatactctgTTTTGATGTTTTAGTTGAAGTATATAAAGAAAATCCATCCTTAGAGATATGTACATTGTAGCAAGTATAATCGAAGATGGGTAAGAGCACAGTAATTAATCTCTACTGAGTTAATTAACTGAGTTACTCtctaaaaatctgcatttttagatGAAAGAAATGCATCCTAAAAAGGTTCTTAATTGTTCTTTACATGCTACCACAGATCATTTGTTCCATTTAAAGGGTCATAGAATATTACCTTAGAATAAGGTAATATTGTAAACTTATTACCTtagaaaaatttggaaaacacaagAATATACAAGCACACATTCCAGTAGTCTTTAGAGTGATGTTCATATCTGATACAGAGTGGAAACTTATCATACATGATATACActtgagagaatgagagagaaaaagacagaatgTCTTCATattatttggaaaatagttttgaccttgcAGACACCCTGAAAGGGTCTTGGGACCCCTTCCTGGAGGTCTGGGGTGCTAGTTATAAAATGCCAAACTGCTATGATGGACAAAGAATTTTAGGCAGCAGGCAGTTTGCTTTTCACAGTCTAGGACAAGGGGATTAGGGTAGCAGTATAGCTCAATGCTGAGTCTAGCCTCTTAAGTCTCCCTGCCATGGTTCAAATCTCAGCACTTCCATCTACAGTGTTatcttagattaaaaaaaaaccctcttgtGTCTCAATTTCTAAATCTTTACTGTGGGGGTGATACTGTAACTTCTCAGTTGTGTGACTTAAATAATCTATGTAAGTTATGTATATTTAGTCAAGTGACtcaaatataatgaatattacAATGTCTGTTATTCTACTATTAGTCATTGCAAAACGTCATTGACAGTTCTGAGTTAGCAAATacagtcatttgttttttggaaCCTGGACTTTGAAACTCATCAGATGACGTGTTTCTAGGTTGAGGCAGCGTTTTGTGTTCTGTGTAGAGGATTCAGAAGGGAGTCAGTATGTGGCCAAAAGACAAGCTGTATTCTTTAGATTACAGAGAGCTTACGTTTTGTGTTCTGTGTAGAGGATTCAGAAGGGAGTCAGTATGTGGCCAAAAGACAAGCTGTATTCTTTAGATTACAGAGAGCTTAAAGTTTATATACCTCAATATCCTCACCAGGAGAGTACTCAATTGCCCGTAAGATCTGCGTGAATGAAAATCACACCAGACCTTGAAGAAGCCTCCTTGTTTTCTCCAGTTCCAGCCTTATGAAAGGTCAGAATAATTCTGTAATAGACTAGTGTAGGTATAGACAGCCAGGTGCATATCTTCAGCCTCAGGTGAGACTAAATAAAACTTGACACACAGTGTTAGGCACAAATAGTGATTTATCACCCTTAAGCACTCCAATCTGTATAGTTATTTATCACCCTTAAGTTCTCCCAACAGCTTGAACCAGGTGAATTTCCAGAACCTCAATGCTATGGAATCTGAACAAGGGTCAGCTGCCCAGTTGTCTCTAGGAGTCATGTCAACAGGCCCTTAGGCCAGCCGGAGGGCCTATACTGGCTAACCTTGATTAAACAATTTTGTGACTAAAACTGATAACATCATATGTTTTATTCTAGACACTCAGTAATAGTTAAAGAATGCGTTGGGACTTAAGGCAGCAGGAAatactaaaacaataaaaaaaactttaagtAAGGACACGGGCCCAAACctgcattttagaaaaatcattgTGTTGTGATGGTGGGGTAGAGGTGGAAACAGGCAGGACCAGGAGTCTCTCCTATTAGCCTGTGGTGGGAGGGGGATACCTTGGAGTAACATCTTGGAAGGGCGATAGAGCTAAGCAAGTGCAGGATGTATTTAGACATCTTATTCAGTATTAAAGCTCTTAATCACTAGGTTATCAAATATAATCATTTGCTTCTGCTAAGTAAAGCTTGCCCCCTCAAAAATTAGGAATTGTGAAATGAACCTGCAGTTTGAACTTCAAAAGGGCTGAGGAAGGCTGAGTGGCTGGCCACCCAAGAAGAGTCTCCTAGAGGCAGTGTTACTGTGCTGTAGTGATACTGTTTCATGGCCTTTTCTCAGCGTCTAAAGTTCAGAAGCCTAGTTTGGAttatttgtcattattatttctcTTGTAGTGTTATCCCTAGATGTCTGAGAGGGGCTGACACACTCTTTGCCTGTAGAAGCTTACTGCCTAAATTAGAATGAGGTGTGACTTCTAACTGTGCTTTGAATTGTGCTGGTTGGTATAGTCTGTTCCTAAAATAATCTGCATGGGAAGCCAAATTATAAGTAGAAGGTTGCTTGGTGAGCATTAAATTGGAACAAGGGACATTGTTTGAACTCATTGGCCGGTGGGGTGGTACTATAATCTGGTGCTTCCTCTCAACTAAAAGGGCACACCAAACAGGTTAGAAAGTGCTTGTGGCCATTTTAACTTACATTTATCCTTGAATAGATTTGAGCTGGgagatatttttgcttttaagatgATTTCTGCAAGTAGGTAATCATCCATTTTCGgttgattttaaaagtttaaattttaaaagaacctGTTTCCAAATTTGGAAGGTACTTTAATTTCACTATTATGAACTGAATTgctcctttactttttttttttaatagtgtccATGGGGTACCCCTCAAAATACAGTATCTTGTTCTCTGGCTGATGTAATGAGTGAACAGTTGGCTAAAGAATTGCAGTTAGAAGAAGAAGCTGCTGCTTTTCCTGAAGCTGCGTAAGTAAAATTCACAAAGAATCTATATTGTATAGCCTGTTGTAGCAAAGGTTTAGAATTTGATCAGTGATTGTCATGACATGATTAAGAACTGTATTGAGAAAGGCAGTAGAAAGAACACCACACTGGGAGTCCTCTGAAATTTGAGTTTTAGTTGTGGTTCTGTGATTAGTTTTCAGTATTATCTTGTGCAAACCACTGTTTCTGTGGGTTTTAGTTATTGTAACAGTTGAACCTGATGATCTCCAAAATTAATAAGTAATAAAACATTCATCAGATGTTTTAGTTTATCTTTTCCTATATATGCTACTTCTCCTTTGATCAGAACACAGAATGAGTGAACTCTGGGTCTCAGTTCGGATTTTATTACAGACCCTGTATCTTTCTCTCACAGCTCTTTTAGTCCTTGTTGGTGCTGTCCCAGAGGCCTGCCCCCAGGCAGCTGGGCAGGAGAAGCTGAATGGTTTGGTAAAGTGTTTTTCAGTACAATTTTTAACAGTGAAAAGTCACATCCTACTCTCATAATTGGTAGCATCTGTTTACACAAGCACATTATATTAATTTGTATTGCCTTCTTTTGAATAGTGTTGCTGAAGGACCATTTATTACTGGAGAAAACATGGACACTTCCAGCGACCTAATGCTGGCACAGATGCTACAGATGGAATTTGACAGAGAATATGATGCACAGCTTAGGCgcgaagaaaaaaaattcaatggagATAGCAAAGGTACTATGACCTTATTGTGACAGCTCCATTGGGTGGTACAAGGTGCTTGTAACATCTGCAACTATTTTTGTCTTGtcagtttccatttcctttgaaaattacCGAAAAGTGCATCCTTATGAAGACAGTGATAGCTCAGAAGAGGAGGTTGACTGGCAGGATACTTGTGATGACCCCTATATACCAGGTATCTGCTTTGATTTTGGGGGCTGGGAGTAGGATGGGGACATAGGAAGACTTATCTTTGAATCTTGTTTGGTAACTTATGTTACATTCAGTTATCTTTTCAGACAGTATTGAATGCAGCAGTTTAGTATTTGCTATTTTTACATACTTGTCTTACTTGTCTCTAGCAAAACCAGTTCCTACCCCAAAAAAGGGTTTTattggaaaaggaaaagacatcACCACGAAGCATGATGAAGTAGTATGTGGGAGAAAGAATACAGCCAGAATGGAAAATGTAAGTTACTGAAAGTATTATCTCTGATCAAGAGTTTTATTAGAGTAAGTTAAAAACATGGGATTCTAAATATGGTATCTTAAATATCTGAAAGTATCTTTGGTTCTTCTGAAAGATACTTTAGATGACAATATAATAATACCATGAAAACTCAGCTGCTAATGAGAATGTAATATACCCCAGAATAAAATTCTACAATAATATTAAGAAAACCAGCTTGATTTACATAGATTCTAAAATTAAGAAACAGTTCttataaaagtaacatttattttcagtatattattttctatagaaTAGCACCCCTACTCAAGAAACAGATAACAATGGCGATTGGGGGATAGAAATGGGAGAGCTGAATTGTTCGTACAATATACCCTTTTATACTTTATGAATTTTTAATCCTGTACCTGAACTACCCatgcaaaatcagaaataaaatgtaatttttgaaaaaaaatagaaaaaaaattagcatttttccttttcataaataCTGTTAATATAAAACATCAACATTTAAGAACAcaattatttattaagtaaaaCATACTAAATTCTAGAAATAGTCTCCTTCCTCTTGGGTTTATTATTAGGTACCTTTTCTCTTTAACACCTTTGGTTCTGCTTTCTGTTTAGCCTGATTATCTGTTGAGTAGGAAACCTGTTCAAAGTAAAGACTTATCTTCTCCTTATTTGTTTTTACTGTCCTCATTTTAAAGTATTCAGATGGTAATTCTTCTTTTTGGCAGTTTGCACCTGGGTTTCAGGTAGGAGATGGAATTGGAATGGATTTGAAACTATCAAACCATGTTTTCAATGCTTTAAAGCAACATGCCTACTCAGAAGAACGTCGAAGTGCCCGCCTCCACGAGAAAAAGGAGCATTCTACTGCAGTGAGCATTCTTATGTTTTAGTCTTTAATGGAAAGATCCATATTAGAAAACATCatgtttgagaaaaaaacaaaacaaaacttcctgtttggtatttttttcatgaaattggCTTTCAGatcaaagatacaaataaaatccAAGCAGCTTTGCTATTTGACTTTTCAGATTAATGTAATGGTTGGTAACACTTATTTAAACTAACATTTTAGTGGTCATAATTAATTTAGACTGTAAAGTTTACATTGCATATGAgttttcaagatttaaaaaaaaagttttcctgtCACATTATGACATGTAATAACTTGATAGTGTCTAATGTTTTACATTAATGAAGATAGTATCTAATATCTTGAgaataaactaatttttaaacctttagaaaaaaacttaataGTAAGTACATTAGGAGAGCTATTTAAACTTTGGAGATACGGTGGTGTCTCACTTTCCAAGACATTAAAGTCATAGGAATGAATTCTGTCTTGACAGTACTCTTTTAAGAGCCTGTTAAAATGTACATCTTTGTAAATTAAGTAATAAaggttaaaaaagtaaatattttaaatgttagatATTAGAAATGACTCATAAAATGCTTTTGATTACCAGTCATTTTCACTtatagttgtttgtcttttgcaggAAAAAGCAGTTGATCCTAAGACACGTTTGCTTATGTATAAAATGGTCAACTCTGGAATGTTGGAGACAATCACTGGCTGTATTAGTACAGGAAAGGAATCTGTTGTCTTTCATGCATATGGAGGGAGGTAAATGAGCAAAATATAATCCTATCATGTCAATAAAAGCTTAGCCTTTTCTCCCTGATATAAATGGAGTTACCCAAAGTCATTTATCAATGCTGCATGGCAAGCAGAATACTTAAATAGTGTTATTGCAGAAAGTCTAGACAAtagaagatgaataaagaaatatgGTCATCCTGATCCCAACACCCAGAGAGAACCCATTAGTTTTGTGTAGATTCTTCTAGTcttctctctgtatatatattattttctacattattGTGATCATACCATATCATACAGGCAGTTGTAAGTGGCAGAGCAATATTTGTAACTGGGTTTGTCTCAAAACCCATGGTCTTTTCACTGTGGAGCCCTTCGGTGCCAGGATGAGAAGACGTAATGCTGAACAAATACTGATTCCTTCTCTTAAAACTCTGATCCTTACTCTAAGAAATACCAGCTTTAACATGAAATGGGCAATTTTCCAGGAAAATATATAGAATTCCCAAAATGCGCCCAAAAAAACAAGTAGAAACTGAACAGACTAATGATGATAAAACTTAAATAAGAGTAAAAGATTTATCCTCCAAAGAGGCTACAGGCCAAAAGAGTTCGTGAAGGATCAGTACCAAACCTTCATGGAACAGGTTGTTCACATCCCAAGCACACTGTGTCAGAGAATGGAAAGCTACTCATTCTACAAGACTAGCATGATCCTGGTATCAAAACCAGAGGAGAGCGCACAAGACAGTGATGACCTTGTCCTGTAATGAGCTAGGATGCAGAAATACCACATAAAAAAATTGGTGAACTTAATTAAAGCAGCAGGAAATTAAACAATGTTATATCAAGAGGCTTTATTTAATGAATTCTAGAATGGTGAAAGTGAGGAAATCTATAGTTCACTACATTGACAAGTTCAATAAGacaatctcaatagatgcagaaaaaacactGGTAAAATCCAATGCATTTTTTTTAGATATAGGTCAAATGCCATAAAATCCACCATTTAgatatacagttcagtggttttggtgggttcacaaagttgtgcaaccatagaccctgtctagtttcagaacatttttgtcacttcagaaagaaatcccattgcagtcactccCCAGTCTTCTGTCCCCAGACCATCCTCTGGCAGCCACTGGTACCCTTTGTGTCTCTGtggttttgcctgttcttgatgTTTCATATACACCCAGTCACCAAATGTGAGTGCATTATGTCTGGCTTCTCTAACTCAGCATcatgtttttattattcattgtatcatgtatcagaacttcattcctttttatggatgaataatgttccattttatggat contains:
- the RIOK3 gene encoding serine/threonine-protein kinase RIO3 isoform X1, translating into MDLVGVASPEPGSAAPWGPSKCPWGTPQNTVSCSLADVMSEQLAKELQLEEEAAAFPEAAVAEGPFITGENMDTSSDLMLAQMLQMEFDREYDAQLRREEKKFNGDSKVSISFENYRKVHPYEDSDSSEEEVDWQDTCDDPYIPAKPVPTPKKGFIGKGKDITTKHDEVVCGRKNTARMENFAPGFQVGDGIGMDLKLSNHVFNALKQHAYSEERRSARLHEKKEHSTAEKAVDPKTRLLMYKMVNSGMLETITGCISTGKESVVFHAYGGSLEEEKEDSKVIPTECAIKVFKTTLNEFKNRDKYIKDDFRFKDRFSKLNPRKIIRMWAEKEMHNLTRMQRAGIPCPTVVLLKKHILVMSFIGQDQVPAPKLKEVKLSSEEMKEAYYQTLHLMQQLYNKCALVHADLSEYNMLWHAGKVWLIDVSQSVEPTHPHGLEFLFRDCRNVSQFFQKGGVKEALSDRELFCAVSGLNISADSEADFLAEIEALEKMNEDHVQKNGRKAASFLKDDGGPPVLYDD